One stretch of Chiroxiphia lanceolata isolate bChiLan1 chromosome 1, bChiLan1.pri, whole genome shotgun sequence DNA includes these proteins:
- the IGFBP1 gene encoding insulin-like growth factor-binding protein 1 isoform X2: protein MGRPRSVLRRSWLPALLLPALLGPRLAPGQPVRCAPCSPDRIALCPPVASDCPEAARQPGCGCCQTCALGLGQPCGVYTARCRLGLRCHVPAGEPRPLSTLIQGHGTCLPASEVGAMRTAEPADPVKPDDMPLESTEITQDQLLNYQLMFPMGQDKSIPWNAITAYENMKAKRISELKTWKEQGPCQKELYRALYRLAKAQQRSGGEIYKFYLPNCNKNGFYHSKQCETLLDGESAECWCVYPKSGRRIPESPEIKGDPECQQYLNSQE, encoded by the exons ATGGGTCGCCCGCGGTCTGTGCTGCGCCGCTCCTGGCTGCCGGCCCTGCTGCTGCCGGCGCTGCTGGGTCCCCGCCTGGCCCCCGGGCAGCCCGTGCGCTGCGCCCCGTGCAGTCCGGACAGGATCGCGCTCTGCCCGCCCGTCGCGTCCGACTGCCCGGAGGCGGCCCGGCAACCCGGCTGCGGTTGCTGCCAGACCTGCGCCCTCgggctgggacagccctgcGGGGTCTACACGGCCCGCTGCCGGCTGGGGCTCCGCTGCCACGTCCCCGCCGGGGAGCCCCGACCCCTCTCCACCCTTATCCAGGGGCACGGGACGTGCCTGCCCGCCAGCGAGGTCGGAGCGATGCGCACGGCAGAGCCGGCAG ACCCTGTCAAACCTGATGATATGCCTTtggaaagcactgaaataacaCAGGATCAGCTGCTGAACTATCAGTTAATGTTTCCCATGGGCCAGGATAAGTCCATTCCCTGGAATGCCATCACTGCATatgaaaacatgaaagcaaAGAGAATATCTGAACTCAAGACATGGAAAGAGCAG GGTCCTTGCCAGAAGGAGCTCTACAGAGCTCTATATAGATTGGCGAAGGCTCAGCAGAGAAGTGGAGGGGAGATTTACAAATTCTATTTGCCCAACTGCAACAAGAATGGATTTTACCACAGCAAACAG TGCGAAACTTTACTGGATGGAGAGTCTGCTGAATGCTGGTGTGTCTATCCAAAAAGTGGCAGAAGAATTCCTGAATCTCCAGAAATTAAAGGAGACCCAGAATGCCAACAGTATCTCAACTCACAAGAATAA
- the IGFBP1 gene encoding insulin-like growth factor-binding protein 1 isoform X1, which translates to MGRPRSVLRRSWLPALLLPALLGPRLAPGQPVRCAPCSPDRIALCPPVASDCPEAARQPGCGCCQTCALGLGQPCGVYTARCRLGLRCHVPAGEPRPLSTLIQGHGTCLPASEVGAMRTAEPADPVKPDDMPLESTEITQDQLLNYQLMFPMGQDKSIPWNAITAYENMKAKRISELKTWKEQQRTMVRPVPSSSNPALWSGVGRTPQKPRVLARRSSTELYIDWRRLSREVEGRFTNSICPTATRMDFTTANSAKLYWMESLLNAGVSIQKVAEEFLNLQKLKETQNANSISTHKNKTKFSGGLF; encoded by the exons ATGGGTCGCCCGCGGTCTGTGCTGCGCCGCTCCTGGCTGCCGGCCCTGCTGCTGCCGGCGCTGCTGGGTCCCCGCCTGGCCCCCGGGCAGCCCGTGCGCTGCGCCCCGTGCAGTCCGGACAGGATCGCGCTCTGCCCGCCCGTCGCGTCCGACTGCCCGGAGGCGGCCCGGCAACCCGGCTGCGGTTGCTGCCAGACCTGCGCCCTCgggctgggacagccctgcGGGGTCTACACGGCCCGCTGCCGGCTGGGGCTCCGCTGCCACGTCCCCGCCGGGGAGCCCCGACCCCTCTCCACCCTTATCCAGGGGCACGGGACGTGCCTGCCCGCCAGCGAGGTCGGAGCGATGCGCACGGCAGAGCCGGCAG ACCCTGTCAAACCTGATGATATGCCTTtggaaagcactgaaataacaCAGGATCAGCTGCTGAACTATCAGTTAATGTTTCCCATGGGCCAGGATAAGTCCATTCCCTGGAATGCCATCACTGCATatgaaaacatgaaagcaaAGAGAATATCTGAACTCAAGACATGGAAAGAGCAG CAGAGAACCATGGTTAGACCcgtccccagcagcagcaacccTGCCTTATGGAGCGGAGTTGGTCGGACACCACAGAAGCCCAG GGTCCTTGCCAGAAGGAGCTCTACAGAGCTCTATATAGATTGGCGAAGGCTCAGCAGAGAAGTGGAGGGGAGATTTACAAATTCTATTTGCCCAACTGCAACAAGAATGGATTTTACCACAGCAAACAG TGCGAAACTTTACTGGATGGAGAGTCTGCTGAATGCTGGTGTGTCTATCCAAAAAGTGGCAGAAGAATTCCTGAATCTCCAGAAATTAAAGGAGACCCAGAATGCCAACAGTATCTCAACTCACAAGAATAAAACCAAGTTTTCTGGGGGCCTGTTCTAG